The following are encoded together in the Weissella soli genome:
- a CDS encoding YidC/Oxa1 family membrane protein insertase: MQTAENSAKPVRYVKSTVASATALIVMVIAAITYQGHVAGTGLWHGVIIGNFARSILGISSWFGDNYGLGIIVFTLMIRVLILPLMVYQTKSMRLMQEVQPVIKKIQEKYPNRRDTAQMQAMQTETSAVYKEYGINPFASFLPLLIQAPVLIALYQSIMNTKVLQTGSFIWVQLGQHDPYFILPILAALFTFVSSYLVMLGQPEKNGVSTTMTYAMPVMIFIFAINVPSALSLYWVVSNAFQVIQTWTIQNPFEIRRERQAKKAAERARERAIRKAKKRKK, encoded by the coding sequence ATGCAGACTGCAGAAAATTCAGCAAAGCCGGTTCGTTACGTGAAGTCAACGGTTGCCTCCGCAACGGCGTTGATTGTCATGGTGATTGCAGCGATTACTTATCAAGGTCATGTTGCTGGCACGGGATTGTGGCATGGTGTGATCATTGGTAATTTTGCCCGTTCAATTTTGGGAATTTCAAGTTGGTTTGGCGATAATTATGGTTTGGGAATCATTGTCTTTACCCTGATGATTCGTGTTTTGATTTTGCCATTGATGGTGTATCAAACAAAATCAATGCGTTTGATGCAAGAAGTGCAACCAGTTATCAAGAAGATTCAAGAGAAGTACCCAAATCGTCGTGACACTGCACAAATGCAAGCCATGCAAACGGAAACTAGTGCCGTGTATAAAGAATACGGCATCAATCCATTTGCATCATTCTTACCATTATTGATTCAAGCACCTGTCTTGATTGCATTGTATCAATCAATCATGAATACGAAGGTCTTGCAAACGGGATCATTTATATGGGTGCAGTTAGGTCAACACGATCCGTACTTTATCCTACCGATCTTAGCTGCTTTGTTTACATTTGTATCTTCATACTTGGTCATGCTAGGACAGCCTGAAAAGAATGGCGTATCAACAACGATGACGTATGCTATGCCAGTGATGATCTTCATCTTTGCTATTAACGTACCATCGGCCTTGTCGCTGTACTGGGTGGTTTCAAATGCATTCCAAGTGATTCAAACATGGACGATTCAAAACCCCTTTGAAATTCGACGTGAACGTCAAGCGAAGAAGGCCGCTGAACGCGCTCGAGAACGTGCGATCCGTAAGGCAAAGAAGCGTAAGAAGTAA
- a CDS encoding nucleotidyltransferase domain-containing protein — protein MDVKFIMDSFPFMKSSLGIIQHGSTTMGVSNRDSDVDLVVVYKPSDITNLEKLVVSIVEGAKFHIQNISIDEFEKLVQAFTEDMLTAKRDMNFLSGRVLSGKVIKDTQKVLLNKIEHAKNDIDFDLLYQKFYYQLLNDLKDLSIDEPYSRKIVIESIGDDLAILLLLKKNITTLNGK, from the coding sequence ATGGATGTTAAATTTATAATGGATTCCTTTCCTTTTATGAAATCCTCACTTGGAATAATCCAGCATGGGTCAACAACGATGGGGGTTTCTAACAGGGATAGCGATGTGGATTTAGTTGTAGTATACAAGCCATCTGACATCACGAATTTAGAAAAATTGGTTGTGAGTATAGTAGAGGGAGCGAAGTTTCACATTCAAAACATTTCGATCGATGAATTTGAAAAGCTAGTACAGGCATTCACTGAAGATATGTTAACTGCAAAACGTGATATGAACTTTTTGAGTGGTCGTGTCTTATCAGGAAAAGTCATTAAAGATACTCAAAAAGTTTTGTTAAATAAAATTGAACATGCCAAAAATGATATTGATTTTGATCTGTTGTATCAAAAATTTTATTACCAATTGTTGAATGATTTGAAAGATTTGTCAATAGATGAGCCATACAGTCGGAAAATTGTTATTGAATCCATCGGTGATGATTTAGCAATTTTACTTCTACTGAAAAAAAATATCACTACGCTAAATGGAAAATAG
- a CDS encoding IS3 family transposase, with the protein MISLDSATNRQLAEVTCRLEAQFKLIDILSVLPIVESTVHYWKRKFKNDDPDEPLRVAIKTIWKADKHYGVRRVYLKLRKQSEFAKVNHKKVQRVMHEMGLQGVGYNKPSRKYDSSKGPERKRVKNKIHRRFKTDRPFQKLSSDVTEFKVPATGEKVYLEPILDMYNNEILTHAIGTSPNLAFTLQPLNQLVELLPTRSYRTTIHTDQGWQYRHKSWRNILKQNRIIQSMSRRATALDNAVMESFFNKLKVEIGALSKYASAKELIHAINDWIRYYNNARIQTKLNGHSPVEYRQMAA; encoded by the coding sequence ATTATTAGCCTCGATTCAGCAACGAACCGACAACTCGCAGAAGTAACCTGCCGACTCGAGGCGCAATTTAAACTGATTGATATCCTAAGTGTTCTACCAATTGTAGAGAGCACCGTCCACTATTGGAAACGCAAGTTCAAAAACGATGACCCTGACGAGCCACTTCGCGTGGCTATTAAAACAATCTGGAAAGCTGATAAACACTATGGCGTGCGCAGAGTTTATTTAAAGTTACGTAAGCAATCAGAGTTCGCAAAAGTAAATCATAAGAAAGTCCAACGAGTTATGCATGAGATGGGATTACAAGGTGTTGGGTACAACAAGCCATCACGTAAGTATGATTCATCTAAAGGACCTGAGAGAAAGCGCGTGAAGAACAAGATTCACCGCCGCTTTAAAACTGATCGTCCATTCCAAAAACTATCTAGTGATGTCACTGAATTTAAGGTACCAGCTACGGGAGAAAAAGTTTATCTGGAGCCTATTCTCGATATGTATAATAATGAAATACTTACGCACGCAATTGGCACTAGTCCTAATCTTGCCTTTACCCTACAACCACTTAATCAGCTCGTAGAGCTGCTACCCACACGCTCTTATCGCACAACCATTCACACTGATCAAGGGTGGCAATATCGTCACAAATCATGGCGCAATATATTAAAGCAAAACCGCATTATCCAAAGCATGTCGCGTCGTGCGACCGCTCTAGATAATGCGGTTATGGAAAGTTTCTTTAATAAACTAAAAGTTGAAATTGGTGCATTGAGCAAGTACGCATCCGCAAAAGAATTGATTCATGCGATTAATGATTGGATACGGTATTACAATAACGCACGCATTCAAACAAAATTAAACGGCCACTCACCGGTAGAATACCGACAAATGGCCGCTTAA
- a CDS encoding transposase — protein sequence MTKISKQTKLEAILAYHAGFASKAKVAKHYGVSKTLFSMLLAAYATHGPDVLLNPPAITGEFRIAVASWAIRENASLTAVAAKFGYVGTAQIIKWKEIYSKLGPNGLLSI from the coding sequence ATGACAAAAATTTCAAAACAAACAAAACTTGAGGCGATTCTGGCGTATCATGCAGGCTTCGCCTCAAAGGCCAAAGTAGCCAAACACTACGGTGTTTCTAAAACGCTATTTAGTATGCTTCTCGCAGCTTACGCTACACATGGACCTGATGTGCTATTAAATCCCCCTGCAATAACGGGAGAATTCCGTATTGCGGTAGCCTCATGGGCGATTAGGGAAAACGCTTCATTGACGGCTGTTGCGGCCAAGTTTGGCTACGTTGGCACGGCACAAATAATTAAATGGAAAGAAATATATTCCAAACTTGGACCAAATGGGTTATTGTCTATTTAA